The segment GGGGAGCGCATAAAGATCCTAATTTCCAGGCAAAGAGGATTAAAACCTCCATTTTAAAAGCGCTCCAACCTCTCTTATCATTGAATAATGAGGAACTGGTTTTGAACCGACATCAAAAATACGAAAAAATCGGGGTTTATACAACCATGGGGTAAGAAAAGTGAAACATCGTTTTCATGGTTGTGAAATGACCGCTTCCAGGGGAAACCATCCTGGTTTCTCTTTTTGTCCCGCTTGGACGTAAAATGTCCCGTAGGGTTTTGACTTAGTGAGAAATGAGAAAAGAGTGACCTTGCAAATGTTGCAGGTAGAAAAATAGAATATCCTGGTGGATACTATAATAAGGATTCTGACTCTCAGGATGGGGTGAACCATGATGAAACGTATCGCAGTGTTGACAAGCGGCGGAGATTCTCCAGGGATGAATGCAGCGATTCGGGCGGTTGTTCGCAAAGGTCATTATCATGGATTGGAAGTAATGGGAGTGTACAGAGGGTTTTCAGGACTGATTCAAGGGGATTTTACTCCTTTGCAATTGGGTTCCGTGGGTGATATCATCCATCGTGGCGGAACCATTTTATACAGTGCCCGGAGTAATGAGTTTAAAACCCTGGATGGACAGGACCAGGCAGTACGGAAGCTGCAGGAGCAAAAAATCGACGGTCTGGTTGTAATCGGCGGGGACGGGAGCTTCCGTGGTGCACAACAGCTGACTGACCGAGGGTTTCCCACGATTGGTGTTCCGGGTACCATTGATAATGATATTCCCGGTACAGACTTTACAATCGGGTTTGATACTGCTGTTAATACTGTGATTCAATGCATCGACAGAATCAGGGACACGGCGACTTCCCATGAACGAACCTATATTGTGGAAGTGATGGGACGGGATGCCGGAGACATTGCGATATGGACAGGTCTGGCTGACGGTGCGGAATCCATTTTGATTCCTGAGGAATCATACCAAATGGATGACATCGTGGATCGTCTGGTTCGTGGAACCAAACGCGGGAAAAAGCACAGTATCATTATTGTGGCAGAAGGGGTCGGCAGTGCCAGGGAGATTGGACGGCAGATCCATGAAAAAACGGGATATGAAACTCGAGAAACTGTATTGGGACATATTCAGCGCGGGGGTTCCCCTACGGCATCAGATCGGGTATTGGCCAGTCGAATGGGAGCCAAAGCAGTGGATTTGCTGTTGGAGGGAAAACAGAATCAGATGGTGGCGATTCAGCGTAATGAAATCATTGGCATTGACTTTGAAAAGGCATTTCAGATGAAGTGCCAGCCTGATATGTCCATATACCAATTAGCTGAAATACTAGCCATATAACAAAGTGGGGTCGATCAGGATGCGCAAAACCAAAATTGTTTGTACCATTGGCCCGGCCAGTGAAGAACCAAAAATGCTAAGAGAATTGATTCGGGCCGGGATGAATGTGGCCAGGCTTAATTTTTCCCACGGCTCTCACGAGGAGCATCTTCAACGGATCCAACGTATTCGTGCAGCCGAGAAGGAAATGAACAAAAAAGTGGCGATATTGTTGGATACCAAAGGACCGGAGATCCGTACCGGTGAGTTAAAAGAGAAAGAGGTGGAGCTTAAGACCGGGTCATCCATTACCTTGACAACCAAACCCATCCTGGGGGATGCTTCCAGGGTTTCTGTTTCCTATAAAGGATTACCGGAAGATGTTCAACCTGGTTCCACCATTTTAATCGACGATGGTTTGATCAGCCTTACCGTGGAATCTGTTCAGGGAGAGGAAATCCATTGTCGGATTGAAAATGGGGGTATTTTGAAGGATCGCAAAGGGGTAAATGTTCCAGGGGTCTCTGTAAAACTGCCGGGTATCACCGACAAGGATGTAGAGGATATTCTGTTCGGAATCGAACAGGGAGTCGACTTTATTGCGGCCTCTTTTGTCCGTAAAAAGGAAGACGTGTTGGAAATCCGTAAATTGTTAGAAGATCATCAATCGGATATCCATATTATCCCCAAGATTGAAAATCGGGAAGGGTTGGACAACCTGGACGAAATTATCGAAGTTTCCGATGGTTTGATGGTAGCTCGGGGTGATCTGGGGGTAGAAGTACCGGCTGAAGATGTTCCTGTTTTTCAAAAGGAAATGATTCGTCAATGTAACCGGGCCGGCAAACCGGTAATCACTGCCACTCAGATGTTGGATTCCATGCAGCGCTACCCTCGTCCTACTCGGGCAGAAGCCAGTGATGTGGCCAATGCCATTTTTGACGGAACAGATGCCATCATGTTATCAGGGGAAACCGCCAGTGGAATTTACCCGGTTGAGGCAGTGGAAACCATGGACCGGATTGCTTCCCGAACGGAAAGTTCTCTCCGATACAGCGATTTGTTCCGAAAGCAGATTCAGGAACAGGATATCAGCATTCCCGACTCCATTTGTCAATCCGTGGTACATGCGGCCTGGAGCTTACAATCTTCAGCGATTATCACTTCCACGGAAAGCGGACGTACCGCTCGCATGGTGTCGAAGTATCGCCCTGAGGCCCCGATCGTGGCAGTGACTGTTCAGGAGCGAGTTGTGCGAAAACTGGCTTTGGTCTGGGGAGTATATCCGGTACAAGGCACCAAAGTGGCAACGACGGACGAAATGTTGCAAACGGCGATAGACTCTTCACTTGCGGCGGGATTTGTTTCCAGAGGGGATCTTGTGGTTATTACGGCTGGTGTACCTGTGGGGACATCAGGAACCACCAACTTGATGAAAGTTCATGTGATCGGAGATATATTGGCAAAAGGTCAGGGTGTCGGAAAACAGGTGTTAACCGGGGAAGTGGTAGTAGGTGTCACAGCGGAGGAAATCCGTTCCAAAATGAAGGATGATGCCATCATCGTCACGATTGGAACGGACCGGGATATGATGGACAGCTTTGAACGGGCCTCTGCTGTCATTGTGGAAGAAGGGGGGCTCACCTCCCATACTGCCGTGGTAGGGTTAAGCTTGGGTATTCCCGTTATTGTGGGGGTTCAACAAGCTACTCGTTGTTTGCAAGACGGGATGGAGATCACGGTTGATCCGCAGCGGGGACATATATACTCCGGTCGGGCCAATATTTTATAAAAGGCGGATATGCTCTGGCGAGGGAGGGTAATCCGCCTTACCGGCTGACTTGTGCCTTATGGAGAGATCAAGGATTACACATTGTTTTCGGGGGTTTGGTCATACAGTTGATGATGGAAAAAGGGACAGGCTGTTTCTTCCCTAACCGGATTACTTCTGTGTGGAAAGAGAAGGCAGGAACAGTCCCGTCGTAACTTGTAATCGAATACCGAGCGCTGGAAAACCAGCGCTTTTTGGCATATCCAACAAACAAAGAGCGGGATTGATTACAAGTGCTGAAGAGGTTGGGGATATCCTGCGTATACCTGGGTATTGTAGTTAAAAAGAAAAATCCATTTTTGCTCTGCACAGTTGTATGAGTACCGCTGAAAAATCGACGAGACTGGATCCATTCAAATCACTCTTAAACGAGGATAGATCCACCAGCGAAGTCTTTTTCGCCTTTTCTTGCGCAGTCGGAGTTTAATATGTGACAACAGACCCCTCTCCTTTTCCTTTTTTTGTTATATCCATTGTATCCGGATTGATGGACTTTGGCTATTCCCATTATGTGCAGTCATGCTGATTAATATGTAATTTGCCGGGAGTTTAGGGTATAGAGGTCAGGCTTTGATTGATCGTCTGATATAATGGATGGACCATCAAGGATGGTACATCACGTTACGAAACCGATCCGATGAAAGGGCGGTATCGGAAGTCGCATATCTTTACAGTATATGGGGGAATCCATATATGGACGAAACAAAAAATATTACGCAGTTACAGGTCCGTTATGAGGAAACGGATCAAATGGGTGTGGTTCATCACAGTAAGTATGCAGTCTGGTTTGAAGTGGGTCGAACCCAGATGATCCGTCAACTGGGGTATTCTTACGGTGACTTGGAGAAAAGAGGCATTTTACTTCCCGTGGTTGATTTGCAGTGCCGTTTTGTCTCCCCTGCCCGGTACGAGGATCAAGTTCAAGTTATAACACAGGTAAGCGAGGCACGGGGTCCGAAGTTAGCTTTCTCATATGAAATTCGTCATGCCGGGGATGACACCCTCATTGCCAAGGGTTCTACGGTTCATTTATGGGTAAACGCTGACATGAAACGGATTAATCTGAAACGGGTGGCTCCGGATGTATATGATGTCGTTACCGGTTGCTTGTCCGATCGTTGAAAGGGATGATCTCCTTGCTGCGAATCATCATACTCATCTTGATCCTCGTACCGGCTTTGGAAATTTGGGGCTTGGTTTCGGTGGGAAATATAATTGGGGCCTGGCCGACGGTTGCACTGGTGATCACCACTGGGATCATTGGCGGATATCTGACCAGATGGCAGGGGCTGCAAACTCTCCGTCTGGTTCAGGTGCAACTTCATAACAATGAGATACCTGGTGAGACTCTCCTGGATGGGGCCTGTATCCTGGTGGGGGGCGTAATGTTAATGACCCCTGGTTTTTTCACTGATTTCTTCGGCTTGATCCTATTAATACCTTTTACTCGTGGTGTTATTCGGACCTTCCTGAAGCGTTGGCTTTCCAAATGGATGGCCCGGGGAGGAATCTATCGAGTTCATCGCCGCCCTTGATTATTTGATTATCGGATGACGGGGATCAGGCTCACTTGTACAGGCTGTTTGGTGGATTTGGATACGGGTGATGACTAGAACTTATAGCTGGAGTCCTCCGCCATTTGGATGATAACCGGATTTTTTTGTGGTAAACTGGAGTAGGCGTAACGGGAACACGAACGGCATACCACAGGTTACAAACCGGTTCCGTTGAAAAGCCGGTTTAAACCTGTTGCATTTTTGGCAGAGCGTAATTTTTTGTAACGAATGTCTACGCTTTGCTCCGTATTGTTTCATTAAAAATTTATAAGTTGTTCCGCCCCTGAACCGGGGTGACAAACGGCCTAATAGTGTGCCCGAGCACCATATTGAAGCAAAGGAGCGATTATATGTCGGTTGCAAAAGGATTGGAGGGTGTTGTTGCACTAAATTCTCAAATCAGCTCAATTATCGATGGCGTGTTAACCTACCGTGGGATGAATATCGATGAACTGACGGAGAAGGCCAATTTTGAAGAAGTCATGTTTCTGTTATGGAATGGACGGTTGCCTTCCCAATCAGAGCTGGACCAACTGAAACAGCAATTGGCTGCCCAGGCAAAACTGCCGATGGGTGTGCTGGATCAGATCAAGAGCTATCCAAAAGAGACTCACCCGATGGCGGTTCTCAGAACCGGGGTGTCTGCTCTGGGACTTTATGATCCCCATGCGGAAGATAACAGCAAAGAGGCCAACCTTTCAAAAGCGATCAGCTTAACGGCAAAGCTGCCGACCATTGTGGCAGCTCTTTATCGTATCCGAAATGGACTGGAACCGGTGTTGCCTCACCCGGAATACGGATTTGCACAAAATTTCGTGTATATGCTGCACGGAAAAGAACCGGATCCCGTGGCAGTAAAGGCCATTGACAAAGCCTTGATTTTGCATGCGGATCACGAGTTAAATGCTTCTACCTTTGCAGCCCGTGTAACCACAGCCACCTTATCCGATATGTATTCAGCCATTACCACGGCAATCGGCACACTAAAAGGGCCGCTTCACGGTGGTGCCAATGAACAGGTGATGGCCACACTTCAGGAAATCGGATCCCTGGATCGTGTGGATGAAGTGATCAATGGGAAACTGGACAACAAAGAAAAGATCATGGGCTTTGGACATCGAGTCTATAAAAACGGTGATCCCAGGGCCAAACACCTGAAAGAAATGTCCCGTCAATTAGCGAATCAGACCAAAGATACGACCTGGTATGAGATGTCCGTCAAAATCCATGAGTTGGTAGAAGGCAAGAAAGGGCTTAAGCCCAATGTGGATTTTTATTCTGCATCTACTTATCATTATCTGGGTATTCCCCGGGATTTGTTCACACCGATTTTTGCCATGAGTCGGGTGACAGGCTGGACTGCCCATGTACTGGAACAGTACAATGATAACCGTTTGATTCGCCCCCGTGCCGCATACACTGGACCGACCAATCAGTCTTATATACCGATTGAAGAACGGTAGGCAAGGGAATTGGAGAGGACAACTGCCGGAAAAAGAGAAAGGAGCGTTGTTATGACGCGGATGGATCAACCCCAAGCTGGTGAACGTATCACTCTGGTAAATGGTGAACTGAAAGTACCGGATCGTCCGATTATCCCTTTTATTGAAGGAGACGGGACCGGACCGGATATTTGGGCTGCAGCCCGCCGGGTATTGGATGCGGCGGTGGAGAAAGCCTACGGTTCGGACAAAAAAATCGAGTGGTTCGAAATTCTTGCAGGGGAAAAGGCCTATCATGAAACTGGTGAATGGTTGCCACAGGAGACCCTGAAGGCGATTGAAGAGTATTATGTGGCGATTAAAGGTCCTCTGACTACGCCGGTAGGTGGCGGAATCCGTTCGCTTAATGTAGCTCTGCGCCAAGAACTGGATCTTTTTGTGTGCCTGCGCCCGGTTCGATACTTTAACGGGGTACCCTCCCCGGTAAAAAATCCGGAGCAGGTGGACATGGTGATCTTCCGGGAAAACTCTGAAGACATTTATGCCGGAATCGAGTGGGAAGCTGAAACCGAAGAAGTGAAGAAGGTGATTCGTTTCCTTCGGGAAGAAATGGGTGTTAAAAAGATCCGCTTCCCTGAAACATCCGGGATCGGCATTAAGCCTGTTTCCAGAGAAGGAACGGAGCGCCTGGTTCGGGCCGCAATCCAGTATGCACTGGACCATGGTCGCAAGAGTGTCACCTTGGTTCACAAAGGCAACATCATGAAGTATACCGAAGGATCCTTTAAAAGTTGGGGTTATGACTTGGCTTCCCGGGAATTCGGTGACAAGGTCTTCACATGGCAGGATTATGACAAAATAAAAGAAGAGCAGGGTCTTGAAGCTGCCAACCAAGCTCAAAAAGAAGCGGAAGAAGCCGGCAAGCTGATTGTGAAAGATTCCATTGCCGATGCCTTCTTACAGCAAATCCTGACCCGGCCGGCAGAATATGATGTGATTGCCACATTGAATCTCAATGGAGATTATGTGTCGGATGCTTTGGCGGCACAAGTGGGAGGAATCGGGATTGCTCCAGGTGCCAATATTAACTTTGAAACCGGGCATGCCATCTTTGAAGCTACCCATGGAACCGCTCCTAAGTATGCCGGTATGGACAAAGTGAATCCCGGTTCCGTCATCCTTTCCGGTGTTTTGATGCTGGAGCATCTGGGATGGCAGGAAGCGGCGGACCGTATTTATCATGCCATGGATAAGACAATTGCTCAGAAAACCGTTACTTATGACTTTGCCCGTTTGATGGAAGATGCCTCTGAAATGAAGTGTTCAGAGTTTGCCACCAAGCTGATTGAAAACCTCTGATTGCTATCCGTAATTTTACATCATCATTGGGAGGAAGCAACTATGTCCATCCGGAGAAGAAAAGTATCCGTCATCGGAAGCGGATTTACCGGGGCCACCACGGCCTTGATGCTGGCACAGAAAGAACTGGCTGATGTGGTGCTGGTGGACATTCCCCAAGCAGAGGGACCAACTAAGGGGAAAGCGCTGGACATGCTGGAAATGACACCGGTTCAAGGGGTCGATGTCCAAATCACAGGAACCGTTGACTATGAGGAGACCGCAGATTCCGATCTGGTTATCATCACAGCGGGTATTGCCCGTAAACCGGGTATGAGTCGGGATGATCTGGTTTCCACAAATGCTAAAGTGATGAAGTCAGTCACGGAACAAGTGGTAAAACACTCTCCAAACTGTATTATCATCGTTTTAACCAACCCGGCAGATGCCATGACCTACGAAGTGTACCGTACTTCCGGTTTCCCGAAACATCGGGTGATCGGACAGTCCGGCGTGCTGGATACAGCCCGGTTCCGAACCTTTGTGGCTCAGGAACTCAACCTGTCCGTATCCGATGTCACCGGCTTTGTATTAGGTGGTCACGGTGATGATATGGTGCCTTTGGTCCGCTATTCCTATGCAGGGGGAATCCCCCTTGAAAAATGGCTGTCCAAGGAACGTCTGGATGCGATTGTGGAGCGTACCCGTAAGGGAGGCGGAGAAATTGTCAGCTTACTGGGCAATGGCAGCGCCTACTACGCACCTGCCGCATCTCTGGTAGAGATGGCGGAAGCCATTTTGAAGGATAAGCGTCGCGTGTTGCCTTCCATCGCTTATTTGGAAGGAGAATACGGGTATACGGATATGTATCTGGGGGTTCCTACCATTCTAGGCGGTAACGGCTTGGAAAAGGTTATAGAGTTGGAACTGACCGATGCAGAGAAAGCTCAGTTGGATCAATCAGCGGAGTCGGTTCGCAAAGTGATGGCTTTGTTGGACTGATTCTTAAACAAAAGCCCGAACATCATGTTCGGGCTTTTTTTTACAGGATCACCATGACGAGTTGTTCCGGACCTTTTTCTTTGATTTAATGGAAGGAATGAGGAGCGCCAGGAGTTATGCCTTCAAACTGATGAAGAAGGGAACCTGGATGAAGAGGAGGCGGGATCATGAGCAAAAAAGTATTGATTGTGGATGACGAACCATCGATTGTCAAGCTGGTTCAATATAATTTGGAGAAAAACGGATATCAAGCAGTTATCGCTACAGATGGAGAACAAGCTTTGGAAAAAGTAAAACAGGATCAACCCGATTTGTTGATATTGGATTTGATGTTGCCCAAGGTAGACGGCTTGGAAGTATGCAGACAGGTGCGAAATAACAACCGCCATCTACCGATACTGATGTTAACGGCTAAAACGGAAGAGTTGGACAAGGTATTGGGGTTGGAATTAGGAGCCGATGATTATATAACCAAGCCCTTCAGTCCCCGTGAATTAGTGGCCCGGGTTAAAGCGGTTTTTCGTCGGATGGAGGCAATACGGGCAGAGGGTGAGTCAGAGGAATCCCCGTTACTCACTGTTGGAGAATTAACCATTGATACAGAGGGATATGAAGTTCGACGGGAGAACGAGACCGTGGATCTGACACCTAAGGAGTTTGAATTATTGGTTTATCTTGCCCGGAACAGGGGACGGGTTTTATCCCGTGACCAACTGTTGAATGCGGTGTGGGATTACGATTATATCGGAGACAGTCGGATTGTGGATGTCCATGTAAGTCACCTCCGTGACAAACTGGAACAGGATACCCGTAAACCGGTCTACATTCGAACAGTCAGGGGAATCGGATATAAATTTGAGGGACCGAAAAACTCATGAAAACCCTTCGCGGGCGTTTAACTTTTATGTTTTTGGTTTTGATCGGTCTTTCTATGATTGGGACGGGTTTGTATGCCTCCCTCTTGCTGAAAACATCGTATCTGGATTCTTTGGCCAATCGGTTGGGTAAAGAAGGGAATTTGTTGGCCAGGTCGATTGACTGGAATGAGCATCCTGATCAGTTGCAAGAACGGGTGGAATATTACGGAAGGATCCTGGATGCCCAAGTAACCCTTTTGAATCCAAAGGGGGAGGTTTTGGCCGATTCACAACCTCACCCTGATTCATCGGATAAGCGGACTTACAGATCTGAGGTGAAACAAACCTTACAGCAATCTCCGGAAGCATACCATCGGGTCCGGGGGACACAATGGTTGGAAGTGTATGTACCCGTAAGGTCCAAACAGAAGCCGGCGGGAGTCATTCGCATTGCCCAGGATCTGAAAGTGATCAATCACTCTTTGAGCCGGATCTGGGTCTCTCTGATAGGCGGGTTGGTCATGGCCTTCGCTATTGCAGCCTGGATCGGTTCGCGGTATGCCTCCCGAATTATTCGACCCATCAGAGATATTACACAAGCCGCAGTGGATATTGCCCGAAATCAATTTCATCGTCGCATCCCAGTACAGAAAAGGGATGAAATCGGTCAGCTGGCTACCGCCATCAATCGAATGGGGGCCAGTCTCAAATATCAGCTGGAAGTGATTCGGAAAAGTGAACGCCGACTAACCAGTGTCATTGAAACGATGGAAAGCGGTCTTCTGTTGGTGGATGGTGAGGAGAAAGTGGTTCTGGCGAACCAAGCCTTCTACCGTTTATTTAAGGTTAACCCTTCACAACGGATGAAACTCTTGTCAGAGCAAGAGGAAACAAAAGAGTTGCACGTGTTGTATCAACAATGTAAAAGAAGCGGCAAAGGAATTCGTCGGGAGTTACATCTCTACTTGCCGGAGGAGCGAATTATTCAGGCCAGCTTGAATCCGATCTGGGATGATAAGACCGGGATCAGTGTCGTTACTGTTTTACACGATATCACGCCGATTCGCCGCCTGGAAAAAATGCGCCGGGAGTTTGTGGCCAATGTATCCCATGAATTAAAGACCCCTGTGACCTCTCTTCGGGGCTTTGCTGAAACTCTGTTGGATGAAGAGATCAAGGACGTACACTTACAGCGGGAATTTCTGGAAATCATTCTCCGTGAAAGTTTGCGTCTGGAACGATTGATTGGTGATCTGCTGGATTTGTCCCAAATTGAGTCCAAGCATATCCGATTAAAACCGGAATCCGTTCCAATTAACCAGTTGATAGCGACTGCTGTTAAAACCGTTGAGGAACAAATACGGAGAAAAGGGCTGAAACTTAACCTCTGTTCCACAGAATCTTTTGCCGTGTATGTGGATCCCGACCGATTCTTACAAATCTTGCTCAATCTCCTCTCCAATGCCATGGCATATACATCTTCCGGCGGTACCATTACATTGGCTGTCGGAAAGCAGGAAAACGAGGAAAGGTGGTGGGTACAAGTAACAGACACGGGTATCGGTATTCCAGAGGCTGATCAACCCAGGATTTTTGAACGCTTTTACCGGGTGGATAAAGCCCGTTCCCGAGATTCCGGAGGAACTGGTTTGGGCTTGGCGATTGTCAAGCATCTGGTGGAAGCTCATCATGGAGAAGTGCATTTGGAGAGCCAAACGGGAAAAGGGACACGGTTTACCCTTTACTTCCCCTTGTAAGGCTCTTTTTTTTTGTCTCTCTTTACAAACCCTTAATAATTCATTCACGGTGATATAAAGATTCCCCTCTATAGTAGAGGATGACATCAGTCATGAGTACTACTGCTCTTATCAACCTAACAATCTCTGGGGGGAGCGCACTATGTGGCGTAAGAGTTTGAAAGCGACCGGTATGTTATTGCTTGTTCTGTCTCTCATTGTGGGATGTTCATCCAATGCCAAACAAGCTGAGGGAGATCAGGATCAATTGACCGGTTCGATTCAAATCGATGGTTCCAGTACAGTTTTCCCTATCAGTCAAGCCGTTGCGGAAGAATTTATGAAAGAAAATTCCGGGGTACAGGTGACTGTGTCAACTTCTGGAACCGGTGGCGGATTTGAGAAGTGGGCCAAGGGGGAAACAGATATAAATGATGCTTCCCGACCCAT is part of the Kroppenstedtia pulmonis genome and harbors:
- the pfkA gene encoding 6-phosphofructokinase, with product MKRIAVLTSGGDSPGMNAAIRAVVRKGHYHGLEVMGVYRGFSGLIQGDFTPLQLGSVGDIIHRGGTILYSARSNEFKTLDGQDQAVRKLQEQKIDGLVVIGGDGSFRGAQQLTDRGFPTIGVPGTIDNDIPGTDFTIGFDTAVNTVIQCIDRIRDTATSHERTYIVEVMGRDAGDIAIWTGLADGAESILIPEESYQMDDIVDRLVRGTKRGKKHSIIIVAEGVGSAREIGRQIHEKTGYETRETVLGHIQRGGSPTASDRVLASRMGAKAVDLLLEGKQNQMVAIQRNEIIGIDFEKAFQMKCQPDMSIYQLAEILAI
- the pyk gene encoding pyruvate kinase, with amino-acid sequence MRKTKIVCTIGPASEEPKMLRELIRAGMNVARLNFSHGSHEEHLQRIQRIRAAEKEMNKKVAILLDTKGPEIRTGELKEKEVELKTGSSITLTTKPILGDASRVSVSYKGLPEDVQPGSTILIDDGLISLTVESVQGEEIHCRIENGGILKDRKGVNVPGVSVKLPGITDKDVEDILFGIEQGVDFIAASFVRKKEDVLEIRKLLEDHQSDIHIIPKIENREGLDNLDEIIEVSDGLMVARGDLGVEVPAEDVPVFQKEMIRQCNRAGKPVITATQMLDSMQRYPRPTRAEASDVANAIFDGTDAIMLSGETASGIYPVEAVETMDRIASRTESSLRYSDLFRKQIQEQDISIPDSICQSVVHAAWSLQSSAIITSTESGRTARMVSKYRPEAPIVAVTVQERVVRKLALVWGVYPVQGTKVATTDEMLQTAIDSSLAAGFVSRGDLVVITAGVPVGTSGTTNLMKVHVIGDILAKGQGVGKQVLTGEVVVGVTAEEIRSKMKDDAIIVTIGTDRDMMDSFERASAVIVEEGGLTSHTAVVGLSLGIPVIVGVQQATRCLQDGMEITVDPQRGHIYSGRANIL
- a CDS encoding acyl-CoA thioesterase, encoding MDETKNITQLQVRYEETDQMGVVHHSKYAVWFEVGRTQMIRQLGYSYGDLEKRGILLPVVDLQCRFVSPARYEDQVQVITQVSEARGPKLAFSYEIRHAGDDTLIAKGSTVHLWVNADMKRINLKRVAPDVYDVVTGCLSDR
- a CDS encoding FxsA family protein; this encodes MLRIIILILILVPALEIWGLVSVGNIIGAWPTVALVITTGIIGGYLTRWQGLQTLRLVQVQLHNNEIPGETLLDGACILVGGVMLMTPGFFTDFFGLILLIPFTRGVIRTFLKRWLSKWMARGGIYRVHRRP
- a CDS encoding citrate synthase — protein: MSVAKGLEGVVALNSQISSIIDGVLTYRGMNIDELTEKANFEEVMFLLWNGRLPSQSELDQLKQQLAAQAKLPMGVLDQIKSYPKETHPMAVLRTGVSALGLYDPHAEDNSKEANLSKAISLTAKLPTIVAALYRIRNGLEPVLPHPEYGFAQNFVYMLHGKEPDPVAVKAIDKALILHADHELNASTFAARVTTATLSDMYSAITTAIGTLKGPLHGGANEQVMATLQEIGSLDRVDEVINGKLDNKEKIMGFGHRVYKNGDPRAKHLKEMSRQLANQTKDTTWYEMSVKIHELVEGKKGLKPNVDFYSASTYHYLGIPRDLFTPIFAMSRVTGWTAHVLEQYNDNRLIRPRAAYTGPTNQSYIPIEER
- the icd gene encoding NADP-dependent isocitrate dehydrogenase is translated as MTRMDQPQAGERITLVNGELKVPDRPIIPFIEGDGTGPDIWAAARRVLDAAVEKAYGSDKKIEWFEILAGEKAYHETGEWLPQETLKAIEEYYVAIKGPLTTPVGGGIRSLNVALRQELDLFVCLRPVRYFNGVPSPVKNPEQVDMVIFRENSEDIYAGIEWEAETEEVKKVIRFLREEMGVKKIRFPETSGIGIKPVSREGTERLVRAAIQYALDHGRKSVTLVHKGNIMKYTEGSFKSWGYDLASREFGDKVFTWQDYDKIKEEQGLEAANQAQKEAEEAGKLIVKDSIADAFLQQILTRPAEYDVIATLNLNGDYVSDALAAQVGGIGIAPGANINFETGHAIFEATHGTAPKYAGMDKVNPGSVILSGVLMLEHLGWQEAADRIYHAMDKTIAQKTVTYDFARLMEDASEMKCSEFATKLIENL
- the mdh gene encoding malate dehydrogenase, with the protein product MSIRRRKVSVIGSGFTGATTALMLAQKELADVVLVDIPQAEGPTKGKALDMLEMTPVQGVDVQITGTVDYEETADSDLVIITAGIARKPGMSRDDLVSTNAKVMKSVTEQVVKHSPNCIIIVLTNPADAMTYEVYRTSGFPKHRVIGQSGVLDTARFRTFVAQELNLSVSDVTGFVLGGHGDDMVPLVRYSYAGGIPLEKWLSKERLDAIVERTRKGGGEIVSLLGNGSAYYAPAASLVEMAEAILKDKRRVLPSIAYLEGEYGYTDMYLGVPTILGGNGLEKVIELELTDAEKAQLDQSAESVRKVMALLD
- a CDS encoding response regulator transcription factor, whose translation is MSKKVLIVDDEPSIVKLVQYNLEKNGYQAVIATDGEQALEKVKQDQPDLLILDLMLPKVDGLEVCRQVRNNNRHLPILMLTAKTEELDKVLGLELGADDYITKPFSPRELVARVKAVFRRMEAIRAEGESEESPLLTVGELTIDTEGYEVRRENETVDLTPKEFELLVYLARNRGRVLSRDQLLNAVWDYDYIGDSRIVDVHVSHLRDKLEQDTRKPVYIRTVRGIGYKFEGPKNS
- the pnpS gene encoding two-component system histidine kinase PnpS — translated: MFLVLIGLSMIGTGLYASLLLKTSYLDSLANRLGKEGNLLARSIDWNEHPDQLQERVEYYGRILDAQVTLLNPKGEVLADSQPHPDSSDKRTYRSEVKQTLQQSPEAYHRVRGTQWLEVYVPVRSKQKPAGVIRIAQDLKVINHSLSRIWVSLIGGLVMAFAIAAWIGSRYASRIIRPIRDITQAAVDIARNQFHRRIPVQKRDEIGQLATAINRMGASLKYQLEVIRKSERRLTSVIETMESGLLLVDGEEKVVLANQAFYRLFKVNPSQRMKLLSEQEETKELHVLYQQCKRSGKGIRRELHLYLPEERIIQASLNPIWDDKTGISVVTVLHDITPIRRLEKMRREFVANVSHELKTPVTSLRGFAETLLDEEIKDVHLQREFLEIILRESLRLERLIGDLLDLSQIESKHIRLKPESVPINQLIATAVKTVEEQIRRKGLKLNLCSTESFAVYVDPDRFLQILLNLLSNAMAYTSSGGTITLAVGKQENEERWWVQVTDTGIGIPEADQPRIFERFYRVDKARSRDSGGTGLGLAIVKHLVEAHHGEVHLESQTGKGTRFTLYFPL